A single region of the Acidithiobacillus acidisediminis genome encodes:
- a CDS encoding YrhK family protein: MAESQSDDSRSLDIRLSGADVLVIKKRYETLSIVNDFLIGVLFLIGSVFFFYASTENAGVWLFVIGSAQLLIRPTIRLAHNVHLQKIGGDRWNM, translated from the coding sequence ATGGCAGAATCGCAGTCAGATGACAGTCGTTCGCTTGATATTCGTTTGAGTGGAGCAGATGTATTGGTCATCAAAAAAAGATATGAGACTCTCAGCATTGTAAATGATTTTCTCATTGGTGTCCTTTTTCTGATTGGCAGCGTTTTCTTTTTTTACGCCTCTACCGAAAATGCGGGGGTTTGGCTGTTCGTGATCGGGAGCGCGCAGCTGCTGATTCGGCCGACCATTCGCTTGGCGCATAACGTTCATTTGCAAAAAATTGGTGGAGATCGCTGGAATATGTGA
- a CDS encoding GNAT family N-acetyltransferase, with protein MQIRIAQNTDLAGILQLYAQPEMDDGLVLSLPEAEAILARMQRYPNYHVFVAQDGGAIVGSFALLIMDNLAHRGTPSAIVEDVVVASDRQGQGIGKKMMVYAIARAKAAGCYKLMLSSNAKREAAHHFYESLGFVRHGYSFRMDLVN; from the coding sequence ATGCAGATTCGGATAGCGCAGAACACAGATCTTGCTGGCATTCTGCAACTCTACGCCCAGCCGGAGATGGACGATGGACTTGTATTATCATTGCCAGAGGCAGAAGCCATTCTCGCGCGGATGCAGCGTTATCCGAACTACCACGTCTTTGTCGCCCAGGACGGGGGAGCCATCGTCGGAAGTTTTGCTTTGCTAATCATGGACAATCTCGCTCATCGCGGAACCCCATCTGCCATAGTGGAAGACGTTGTGGTCGCGTCGGACCGCCAAGGTCAAGGGATCGGCAAGAAGATGATGGTATATGCCATTGCGCGGGCGAAGGCGGCCGGCTGCTACAAGCTCATGTTGTCTTCCAACGCGAAGCGAGAGGCAGCACATCACTTCTATGAGTCTCTGGGCTTCGTGCGCCACGGCTATAGTTTTCGCATGGATCTTGTCAACTGA
- a CDS encoding TolC family outer membrane protein, protein MSALRRAILPSLALFLLSPCAVAEDLLSVYQQAVQSDPRLAEARATLQAAEQDKPLARSAYLPHLGLGASVGFNTGSFSGFAGLNINKAYLSNNYSVSLSQAVFNGSALAAMKEAGSKIQASAASLAYTEQDLALRVAKAYFAVLEAQAQEAIANKQRKLLDSIYQQTEATLRIGTGDIIAVREARARLDAAQADEIQARNATEIARQRLQRLTHQPVGELTPLAHYRALGPQPDNMQDWVATTMKSSPQILQAEAETQTAQTEVEVQQRQRWPKLELQGIAQHTHGNPFPGFTENQAGVSLNLSMPLFEGGQISSQVQKAQAQSMASSDHLGSVRDAVRLNVESAFLDLKNSVAQLQAARESRASAKVSLEGTRKGYEVGTRSIIDLLQTATDYIRAEQQYNVAFYRQITARVALKAASGQLNMADLQSINALLQK, encoded by the coding sequence ATGTCTGCCTTGCGTCGTGCCATTCTTCCCAGCCTCGCGTTATTTTTATTGAGTCCCTGCGCAGTTGCCGAAGATTTACTCTCGGTTTACCAACAAGCCGTGCAGAGCGACCCGCGTCTAGCCGAGGCACGCGCGACCCTGCAGGCGGCAGAGCAAGACAAGCCCCTCGCACGCTCTGCGTACTTACCCCATCTGGGCTTGGGAGCAAGCGTTGGCTTCAATACCGGCAGTTTTTCCGGTTTCGCCGGATTGAACATCAACAAGGCCTACCTTTCCAATAATTACAGCGTGAGCCTGAGCCAGGCAGTATTCAACGGATCGGCGCTGGCCGCCATGAAAGAGGCGGGCAGCAAGATTCAAGCATCTGCTGCCAGCCTCGCGTACACCGAACAGGACCTCGCGCTGCGCGTTGCCAAGGCCTACTTTGCAGTGTTAGAAGCGCAGGCACAGGAGGCGATCGCAAATAAGCAGCGCAAGCTGCTCGACAGCATCTATCAACAGACCGAAGCGACCTTACGGATTGGCACCGGCGATATCATTGCCGTGCGCGAGGCTCGCGCACGCTTGGATGCTGCTCAGGCGGATGAAATACAGGCGCGAAATGCGACGGAAATTGCCCGCCAACGTCTGCAGCGATTGACCCACCAACCCGTAGGGGAATTGACCCCGTTGGCGCACTATCGGGCCCTTGGGCCGCAGCCGGATAACATGCAAGACTGGGTCGCCACCACCATGAAATCGTCACCGCAAATCCTGCAGGCGGAGGCAGAGACCCAGACCGCGCAGACCGAAGTGGAAGTGCAGCAGCGTCAGCGCTGGCCAAAACTGGAATTACAGGGTATCGCACAGCATACCCACGGCAATCCCTTTCCAGGGTTCACAGAAAACCAAGCTGGAGTGAGCCTGAATCTCTCTATGCCCCTCTTCGAAGGTGGACAGATTTCCAGTCAGGTACAGAAGGCACAAGCACAAAGCATGGCATCGAGCGATCATCTGGGCAGTGTGCGCGATGCCGTCCGGCTGAATGTCGAGAGCGCATTCCTTGATCTCAAAAACAGTGTCGCGCAATTGCAAGCGGCCCGCGAATCCCGCGCATCTGCCAAGGTCTCCTTGGAGGGTACACGCAAAGGCTACGAGGTGGGTACGCGCTCCATCATCGATCTGTTGCAGACCGCCACCGACTACATCCGCGCCGAGCAGCAATACAATGTGGCGTTCTATCGGCAAATCACCGCACGCGTGGCCCTGAAGGCCGCCTCGGGACAACTGAATATGGCGGATTTGCAATCAATCAACGCGCTGCTGCAGAAATAG
- a CDS encoding DUF2249 domain-containing protein yields MVELVEASTLSLDLRGIPDAKAGPLLFSASQRLGIGQQIDLLIDRDPHTLLRATAFQLRDAISWAVHEADGQWRATVRPRKEAEAKDVVDLLTWDHYRLDRQFADVLAAANANRVQEAEAIFQDYWIGLRRHVHMENYILGPVLGGGEKKGPLADMLFEHDSLIQQSRIVDETFQEKDYDMLPAICAMLSGSLAKHENREENTLFPIWQAANNQDKLRAEEFLSQTRALLAGADDATVKERFPD; encoded by the coding sequence ATGGTAGAACTGGTAGAAGCAAGCACCTTGTCCTTGGACCTACGCGGAATCCCCGATGCGAAGGCAGGACCGCTGCTCTTTTCCGCATCGCAACGCCTGGGAATTGGGCAACAGATTGACTTGCTGATCGATCGCGATCCACACACGCTGCTGCGTGCCACGGCCTTCCAACTCCGTGACGCGATTTCCTGGGCCGTGCATGAGGCAGATGGACAGTGGCGGGCGACGGTACGACCACGCAAGGAAGCCGAAGCCAAAGATGTGGTGGATCTGCTGACCTGGGACCATTATCGCTTGGATCGTCAATTTGCCGATGTGTTGGCGGCAGCCAACGCTAACCGCGTACAGGAAGCAGAGGCGATATTTCAGGATTACTGGATCGGCCTACGCCGCCATGTGCATATGGAAAACTACATTCTGGGACCGGTGCTGGGCGGCGGCGAGAAGAAAGGCCCGTTGGCAGATATGCTGTTCGAGCACGACAGCCTCATTCAGCAGTCACGCATCGTGGATGAGACCTTCCAGGAGAAAGACTACGACATGCTCCCTGCCATTTGCGCAATGCTGTCCGGTTCCTTGGCAAAACACGAGAACCGGGAAGAAAATACCCTCTTTCCGATTTGGCAAGCGGCGAACAATCAGGACAAGTTACGGGCCGAGGAATTTTTGTCGCAGACTCGAGCGCTACTGGCAGGCGCCGATGATGCGACGGTAAAGGAACGCTTCCCCGACTGA
- a CDS encoding Hsp33 family molecular chaperone HslO, producing the protein MSEKAIDFLQSFYWESLPLRGARCRVDHIFQRVIQELSGPVELRQLLGEILVGLALISSTQKHFERLILQAQSQGSLRLLVAEMMSGGGMRAYVRWQGEEESLDLAALPEALLALTVDMGLDRDRYQGVIQLRDTLTESLAAYFLESVQAPAYFRLVVDVQQGIAGGYFLQRLPGILSEEEWQTATGFLDIGSDHSLLLARPEQFLPEIFPSVGVRLREPAPLQFQCSCSLERVERMLVALGESEVEETLAAEGVIQVTCEYCQKIYRLDAAAVATLFAPGKSLH; encoded by the coding sequence ATGAGCGAGAAAGCGATAGATTTTCTGCAAAGTTTTTATTGGGAAAGCCTACCGTTGCGGGGTGCTCGTTGTCGGGTCGATCATATTTTTCAGCGGGTCATTCAGGAATTGTCCGGACCGGTCGAGTTGCGACAGCTATTGGGAGAGATCCTGGTAGGGTTGGCATTGATTTCCAGTACGCAAAAACATTTCGAGCGTTTAATCTTACAAGCGCAAAGCCAGGGAAGTTTACGCTTGCTGGTGGCAGAAATGATGAGTGGGGGCGGGATGCGGGCCTATGTCCGATGGCAGGGAGAAGAGGAGAGCCTCGATCTGGCTGCCTTACCGGAGGCGCTCCTGGCGCTGACCGTCGATATGGGTCTCGATCGAGATCGCTATCAGGGCGTGATCCAGCTTCGCGATACCCTTACCGAATCTCTCGCAGCCTATTTTCTCGAATCGGTGCAAGCACCGGCCTATTTTCGCCTGGTGGTCGATGTGCAGCAGGGCATTGCCGGTGGCTATTTTTTGCAGCGCCTGCCGGGAATTCTGAGCGAAGAGGAATGGCAAACGGCAACGGGCTTTCTGGATATCGGTTCCGACCACTCCTTATTGCTGGCGCGTCCGGAGCAATTCTTGCCAGAAATCTTTCCTAGCGTGGGGGTTCGTCTGCGCGAACCGGCTCCACTGCAATTTCAGTGCAGTTGCTCGCTAGAACGCGTGGAAAGGATGCTCGTTGCCTTAGGCGAAAGCGAGGTGGAGGAGACCTTGGCAGCGGAGGGGGTGATTCAGGTGACCTGCGAATATTGCCAAAAAATTTACCGTCTGGACGCCGCTGCCGTAGCTACTCTCTTCGCCCCTGGCAAATCCCTGCATTAA
- a CDS encoding tRNA 2-thiocytidine biosynthesis TtcA family protein encodes MPDRVLEEAGNSAGHRLPVPRLLARRMGKALHEYGMIRPGDRILVALSGGKDSLSLLALLHDLQRHSPVPFSLGVATVDPNSPDFDPEPLGAHVRALDLPWFWERQDIFGRAQKHLGRPSYCSFCARMRRGVLYACARREGFNVLALGQHLDDFAESFFMSLFYNGELRTMKAHYAVREGDLRVIRPLVYCRERQTRAYAQEEGLPIIVENCPACFQHPTERQRMKELLAQQEERDPRLFKQLLRAMQPLMAREIPA; translated from the coding sequence ATGCCGGATAGAGTCCTTGAGGAGGCAGGGAACAGCGCGGGGCATCGATTGCCGGTCCCGCGTCTCCTGGCCCGGCGCATGGGCAAGGCGCTGCACGAATACGGCATGATCCGCCCTGGCGATCGGATTCTGGTCGCACTTTCCGGTGGCAAGGATTCTCTGAGCTTGTTGGCCTTGCTGCATGACCTGCAGCGCCATAGCCCGGTTCCCTTCTCCCTGGGCGTGGCTACCGTCGATCCCAACAGCCCAGACTTCGATCCCGAGCCCCTGGGGGCGCATGTGCGCGCCCTCGACTTGCCCTGGTTCTGGGAGCGGCAGGATATTTTTGGCCGTGCCCAAAAACATCTGGGCAGGCCTTCCTACTGCAGTTTCTGCGCTCGGATGCGGCGTGGCGTGCTCTATGCCTGTGCCCGACGTGAAGGCTTTAATGTGCTCGCCCTAGGGCAACACTTGGATGATTTTGCGGAAAGTTTTTTCATGTCTCTCTTTTATAATGGTGAATTGCGTACCATGAAGGCCCACTATGCGGTGCGGGAGGGAGACCTGCGGGTAATTCGCCCCCTCGTCTATTGCCGCGAACGTCAGACCCGCGCCTATGCGCAGGAAGAGGGGTTGCCAATCATTGTCGAAAATTGCCCCGCCTGTTTCCAGCATCCGACGGAACGACAGCGGATGAAAGAATTGCTGGCCCAGCAAGAAGAGCGGGACCCACGTTTGTTCAAGCAATTGCTGCGGGCCATGCAGCCGCTGATGGCGAGAGAAATACCGGCATGA
- the rfaE1 gene encoding D-glycero-beta-D-manno-heptose-7-phosphate kinase, whose protein sequence is MPSDAHNLLERLAQAQVAVLGDVMLDRYWFGRVERISPEAPVPVVQVQKEEERPGGAANVALNIAALGARCRLRAPVGKDAAAGRLAELLATAGVESSFLPVAEIPTTVKLRVIGQQQQLLRLDFEEYPQDAALAELFSPDMLLRAPCSALVLSDYGKGAVRDAPAWIAAGRERRLPVLVDPKGRNYERYRGATLITPNKAEFQAVAGPWRSDAELQELAQHWRREWELEGLLVTRGEEGMTLFLADGIHHHPAQAREVFDVTGAGDTVIATIATAVAAGWPLDQAVELGNRAAGIVVGKLGAATVSRDELALALRGTNAG, encoded by the coding sequence GTGCCATCGGACGCTCATAACTTGCTCGAACGCCTGGCTCAGGCGCAGGTCGCCGTTCTTGGCGACGTAATGCTCGATCGCTATTGGTTTGGGCGGGTCGAACGCATCTCGCCCGAGGCCCCAGTACCAGTGGTGCAGGTGCAAAAAGAAGAAGAACGCCCTGGCGGGGCAGCGAACGTGGCCTTGAATATTGCCGCCCTGGGTGCGCGCTGCCGTTTGCGCGCACCGGTCGGGAAGGACGCGGCGGCGGGACGCTTGGCAGAACTTCTCGCTACGGCTGGCGTGGAAAGCAGTTTTCTGCCCGTGGCAGAGATTCCGACCACGGTCAAACTTCGGGTGATTGGTCAGCAACAACAGCTCCTCCGTCTCGATTTTGAGGAATATCCGCAGGATGCGGCCTTGGCGGAACTGTTTTCTCCCGATATGTTATTGCGTGCCCCCTGTTCTGCCTTGGTCTTGTCGGATTATGGCAAAGGTGCGGTACGGGATGCCCCGGCATGGATTGCGGCAGGTAGAGAGCGTCGGCTACCCGTGCTGGTGGATCCCAAGGGCCGGAACTACGAACGCTATCGTGGTGCGACCCTGATCACGCCAAACAAGGCAGAATTTCAGGCCGTAGCCGGGCCTTGGCGCAGTGACGCAGAGCTTCAAGAACTGGCGCAACACTGGCGCCGCGAATGGGAGCTGGAGGGCTTATTGGTAACCCGAGGAGAAGAAGGCATGACCCTCTTCTTGGCTGACGGGATTCATCACCATCCGGCGCAGGCGCGCGAAGTCTTTGATGTGACCGGCGCTGGCGATACGGTCATTGCCACCATCGCGACAGCCGTGGCTGCGGGTTGGCCACTGGATCAGGCAGTGGAGTTGGGCAACCGAGCTGCGGGTATCGTGGTCGGCAAACTGGGGGCGGCAACGGTTTCCCGCGATGAGCTCGCGCTCGCCCTGCGGGGTACGAATGCCGGATAG
- a CDS encoding UDP-glucose dehydrogenase family protein: protein MRITVVGTGYVGLVTGACLAQVGNQVLCIDIDAEKVARLQQGEIPIHEPDLPEIVSSGIAGGRLRFSTDIAAGVEHGEFLFIAVGTPPDEDGSADLRYVLGVAADIGKHLVQPRIIVNKSTVPVGTAQKVRKAIQSELDRRAVQIPFSVVSNPEFLKEGAAVGDFMKPDRIIVGTDDEQVAQRMRDLYAPFNRNHDRVLVMDLSSAELTKYAANVLLATKISFMNELAGLAERLGADIEQVRVGIGSDPRIGFDFIYPGCGYGGSCFPKDVRALEHTAKELGFDAPLIRAVEAVNNTQKQVLERKLVAELGEDLRQKRIAIWGLAFKPNTDDMREAPSRTLIDALRRRGAIMQAYDPVAMAEARRIYGDMADLLLCDDPYAACEGADALVICTEWQIFRSPDFAELRRRLRHALIIDGRNLYDPRLPKAAGLQYRAIGRS from the coding sequence ATGCGGATCACGGTAGTGGGTACGGGCTATGTGGGCTTGGTAACCGGGGCCTGCCTGGCGCAAGTGGGCAATCAAGTGCTCTGCATCGATATCGATGCGGAAAAAGTGGCGCGCCTACAGCAGGGGGAAATCCCCATCCATGAACCGGATCTTCCAGAAATCGTAAGCAGTGGCATTGCCGGTGGACGCTTGCGCTTCAGTACGGATATTGCCGCTGGGGTTGAGCACGGCGAATTTCTCTTCATCGCGGTGGGAACACCGCCAGATGAGGACGGTTCTGCAGACCTGCGCTATGTGCTTGGCGTTGCAGCGGATATTGGCAAACATCTGGTCCAGCCGCGGATTATCGTGAATAAATCGACGGTACCTGTTGGTACAGCACAAAAGGTGCGCAAAGCCATACAAAGCGAGCTGGATAGGCGCGCTGTGCAGATCCCTTTTTCGGTGGTTTCCAATCCCGAATTTCTCAAGGAGGGCGCTGCGGTCGGCGATTTCATGAAGCCGGATCGGATCATTGTCGGCACCGATGACGAGCAGGTAGCACAGCGCATGCGCGATCTCTATGCCCCCTTCAACCGGAATCACGATCGCGTGCTGGTCATGGATCTGTCATCGGCAGAACTCACCAAATATGCCGCCAATGTGCTCCTTGCCACCAAGATCTCCTTCATGAATGAGCTTGCTGGCCTGGCAGAGCGCTTGGGTGCCGACATCGAGCAGGTGCGGGTGGGGATTGGCTCCGACCCGCGTATTGGCTTTGATTTCATCTATCCAGGCTGTGGCTACGGGGGTTCCTGTTTTCCCAAGGATGTGCGCGCCCTTGAGCATACCGCAAAGGAATTGGGTTTTGATGCGCCCCTGATTCGTGCGGTGGAGGCGGTGAACAATACTCAGAAGCAGGTGCTGGAACGCAAGCTGGTGGCGGAATTGGGCGAAGACCTACGGCAGAAACGGATTGCCATCTGGGGACTGGCCTTCAAACCCAACACCGACGACATGCGGGAGGCGCCGAGTCGCACCCTGATCGATGCCTTGCGTCGCCGTGGCGCCATCATGCAAGCCTATGATCCCGTCGCCATGGCGGAAGCGCGACGGATTTATGGCGATATGGCGGACTTGCTGTTGTGTGATGATCCCTATGCCGCCTGCGAAGGTGCCGACGCCCTGGTCATCTGTACCGAATGGCAGATCTTCCGCAGCCCGGATTTTGCCGAGCTGCGGCGGCGTTTGCGCCACGCCTTGATCATCGACGGGCGCAACCTCTACGATCCGCGTTTACCCAAAGCTGCTGGACTGCAATATCGTGCCATCGGACGCTCATAA
- the acpS gene encoding holo-ACP synthase — translation MIVGLGTDLVSVERMAGLLARWDEKLLQRVLGEQERHEFPVAQGAAFLARRFAAKEATLKALGTGLRNGISWGEIQVGHDALGRPELLLTGAAQLQLRRCARRARLWLSLSDEHRYATATVLIEDLAAEVTGE, via the coding sequence TTGATTGTTGGTCTGGGCACGGATCTGGTTTCGGTCGAGCGGATGGCGGGGCTGTTGGCACGTTGGGACGAGAAGCTGCTGCAGCGCGTCCTTGGCGAGCAGGAACGCCATGAATTCCCTGTTGCTCAGGGTGCAGCCTTCCTGGCGCGGCGTTTTGCCGCCAAGGAGGCGACCCTCAAGGCCCTCGGAACGGGGTTGCGCAACGGTATATCCTGGGGAGAGATCCAGGTGGGTCACGATGCCCTGGGACGACCGGAATTGCTCCTGACGGGGGCAGCGCAGCTGCAGCTCAGGCGCTGCGCTCGGCGTGCCAGGCTCTGGTTGAGCTTGAGCGATGAGCATCGCTATGCCACGGCGACGGTCTTGATCGAAGACTTGGCCGCAGAAGTGACGGGGGAATAG
- the pdxJ gene encoding pyridoxine 5'-phosphate synthase, translating into MIALGVNIDHVATLRQARGTRYPDPLEAAFLAERAGADAITAHLREDRRHIQERDIVLLQQTLRTRLNLEMALNEDVLSIAERLRPSDCCLVPERRAELTTEGGLDVAGQQDRVAAATARLTAAGVRVSLFIDPDPQQIHAAVATGAPVIELHTGSYANAGNPGEVAAQLEQLRSAARLAHGLGLQVNAGHGLDYSNVEPIAAIPEIAELNIGHAIIAHAIFRGLDDAVREMKRLMRQARS; encoded by the coding sequence ATGATAGCCTTGGGCGTAAACATCGATCATGTCGCAACACTGCGGCAGGCGCGCGGCACCCGCTATCCCGATCCACTGGAGGCAGCCTTTCTGGCGGAGCGGGCGGGTGCCGATGCCATTACCGCTCATCTGCGTGAAGATCGTCGCCATATCCAGGAGCGCGATATTGTGCTGTTACAGCAGACTTTGCGCACGCGACTCAATCTCGAGATGGCGCTGAACGAAGATGTCCTGAGCATTGCCGAGCGCCTGCGGCCCAGTGACTGTTGCCTCGTTCCCGAGCGCCGTGCAGAACTCACCACCGAGGGCGGGCTGGATGTCGCCGGACAGCAGGATCGTGTGGCGGCGGCGACGGCGCGCCTGACTGCTGCGGGGGTGCGGGTCTCTCTTTTCATTGATCCTGATCCGCAGCAAATCCACGCCGCTGTTGCCACGGGTGCACCGGTGATCGAGTTGCATACTGGCAGCTACGCCAATGCCGGCAATCCTGGCGAAGTCGCAGCACAGCTCGAACAATTACGCAGCGCCGCGCGCCTGGCGCATGGGCTTGGCCTGCAGGTAAATGCGGGACATGGACTGGATTACAGCAATGTCGAGCCCATTGCTGCCATCCCAGAAATTGCGGAACTCAATATTGGCCACGCTATTATTGCCCACGCCATCTTCCGCGGCCTGGATGATGCCGTACGCGAAATGAAACGCCTGATGCGGCAGGCGCGCAGTTGA
- the recO gene encoding DNA repair protein RecO: MERNSGERVWVLHHHPFGDGSLVLELFTAEHGRLGVLARGRRRRGRMEAGRPYWARWAGGGALPALQSGEEIPSPLLQRPAPALLLFYLNELLLRLTERGDPQPELFCEYEQTLQALAEEPEAYWRLRRLERRLLEILGWAADLQCCASCGATLGQQAYAKAGAGMFCAVHRPVLAALLSAEARQWLAGTMASPPARPLWGELRKVLAAELDAVLAGRPLESRRLLAAYLQRQRGKQRGDHNE, encoded by the coding sequence ATGGAGCGTAACAGCGGCGAGCGCGTCTGGGTCTTGCATCACCACCCTTTCGGTGACGGTAGCCTGGTGCTGGAGTTGTTCACCGCCGAGCACGGCCGCCTGGGGGTTCTGGCGCGGGGTCGGCGGCGCCGCGGGCGCATGGAGGCAGGTCGGCCGTATTGGGCGCGTTGGGCAGGCGGCGGAGCGCTACCAGCCCTGCAGAGTGGCGAAGAGATCCCGAGCCCCTTGCTCCAGCGCCCAGCACCGGCGCTGCTGCTGTTTTATCTCAACGAATTGCTCTTGCGCCTGACCGAGCGGGGAGATCCACAACCCGAATTGTTCTGCGAATATGAACAGACCCTGCAGGCGTTAGCCGAGGAACCCGAAGCGTATTGGCGTTTGCGTCGTCTTGAACGGCGCCTCCTGGAGATCCTGGGCTGGGCCGCCGATCTGCAGTGTTGTGCAAGCTGTGGTGCGACACTCGGCCAACAGGCCTATGCCAAGGCGGGGGCAGGGATGTTCTGCGCTGTGCATCGACCCGTGCTTGCCGCGCTGCTCTCGGCGGAAGCGCGACAATGGTTAGCCGGCACCATGGCCTCTCCCCCGGCTCGCCCCCTGTGGGGGGAACTGCGCAAGGTTCTCGCCGCGGAGTTGGACGCAGTTCTCGCGGGCCGGCCCCTGGAGAGTCGCCGCCTACTTGCGGCATACTTGCAGCGCCAGCGCGGGAAGCAGAGGGGAGACCACAACGAATGA
- the era gene encoding GTPase Era encodes MGSLENNVMPAEQLASHRCGSVALIGRPNVGKSTLLNHLIGQKISITAPRPQTTRDQILGIYTRPEGQILFLDTPGVHQGHRRLNRHILRATRSALDAADLGVLVVEAPLWNAGDAEALRWLQQRDLPLILVVNKIDRVQQKERLLPYLQEVAKHADFVAIVPLCARRRDDVEHLADVLLPLLPEGPAQYSAEEVTDRQMRFLAAEAVREQIFRQLSAELPYETAVAIEKYRVAADGSHEIEATIYCRKAGQKAILLGEKGQRLKRIGTRARESIAQQTGARVWLGLWVKEREDWDRHPGLLREMGYGA; translated from the coding sequence ATGGGCAGTCTGGAAAACAACGTCATGCCGGCTGAGCAGTTGGCGTCCCATCGCTGTGGCAGTGTTGCCCTGATCGGGCGTCCCAATGTGGGCAAGTCTACCTTGCTGAATCACCTGATTGGGCAAAAGATCAGTATTACGGCGCCGCGCCCGCAAACTACCCGCGATCAGATCTTGGGTATTTATACCCGCCCAGAGGGGCAGATTCTCTTTCTCGACACCCCCGGTGTACATCAAGGCCATCGCCGGCTGAATCGCCACATCCTGCGCGCCACCCGCTCGGCCCTCGATGCCGCGGATCTCGGCGTATTGGTGGTCGAGGCGCCGCTGTGGAACGCGGGGGATGCCGAGGCCCTGCGCTGGCTGCAGCAACGCGATCTACCGTTGATCCTGGTGGTCAATAAGATTGATCGGGTCCAGCAGAAAGAGCGCCTGCTGCCTTACCTGCAGGAGGTGGCCAAGCATGCCGACTTCGTTGCAATCGTCCCCCTCTGCGCGCGGCGCCGAGATGATGTCGAGCACTTGGCAGACGTCCTGCTTCCCCTCTTGCCGGAGGGTCCTGCGCAGTACTCGGCGGAAGAGGTGACGGATCGGCAGATGCGTTTTCTTGCAGCCGAAGCGGTTCGGGAACAGATTTTTCGCCAGCTCAGCGCCGAACTGCCCTATGAAACAGCGGTTGCGATCGAAAAATATCGGGTGGCAGCCGATGGCAGTCACGAGATCGAAGCGACGATCTACTGTCGCAAGGCGGGACAGAAGGCCATTTTGCTGGGTGAAAAGGGGCAGCGTTTGAAGCGCATCGGGACGCGGGCGCGGGAGAGCATTGCGCAGCAGACCGGGGCACGAGTCTGGCTTGGACTCTGGGTAAAAGAGCGCGAGGATTGGGATCGCCACCCAGGGCTGCTGCGCGAAATGGGGTATGGAGCGTAA
- the rnc gene encoding ribonuclease III produces MNKLERLQDRIAYQFQDPALLRQALTHRSAGAQHNERLEFLGDAALNFIVAARLYDRFAKVSEGDLSRMRARLVREETLAQVAETIDLADNLILGAGEIRSGGARRASIRADAVEAVIGAAYLDGGFSAAGRIVDHLMTPLITDALGAEELRDPKTRLQELLQGKGKALPCYELIEEKGQAHERRFVARCSVEGMVPTEAEDSSRRRAEQQAAQRMLEQLHGQSGKQRHAG; encoded by the coding sequence ATGAATAAACTTGAACGCTTACAAGACCGTATCGCATACCAATTTCAGGACCCTGCGCTGTTGCGGCAGGCCCTCACCCATCGTAGTGCCGGCGCACAACACAATGAGCGTCTAGAGTTTCTGGGCGATGCCGCGCTGAATTTTATCGTTGCTGCGCGTTTATATGATCGATTTGCCAAGGTCAGTGAAGGTGACCTGTCGCGGATGCGGGCACGGCTGGTGCGCGAGGAGACCTTGGCGCAGGTGGCAGAAACCATCGATCTCGCAGACAACCTGATTCTCGGCGCGGGAGAGATTCGCTCCGGCGGGGCACGGCGTGCGTCCATTCGTGCTGATGCAGTGGAAGCCGTTATCGGCGCGGCCTATCTCGATGGTGGTTTTTCTGCAGCGGGACGTATCGTCGACCATCTCATGACGCCGCTCATTACCGACGCGCTCGGGGCAGAAGAACTGCGCGATCCGAAAACTCGTTTGCAGGAGTTGCTGCAGGGGAAAGGGAAGGCCTTGCCCTGCTATGAACTGATCGAGGAAAAAGGCCAAGCCCACGAACGGCGCTTCGTTGCACGCTGCAGTGTCGAGGGGATGGTGCCGACCGAGGCCGAGGATAGCAGCCGCCGCCGTGCGGAACAGCAGGCGGCGCAACGCATGCTCGAGCAGTTGCATGGGCAGTCTGGAAAACAACGTCATGCCGGCTGA